In Leclercia pneumoniae, the genomic window GCGAGGCTGTTGAGCCGTACACTCTAAAGGATATAGACCTTTGGCTTGAATCAGATGCTCATATTCAGGGGGAGGCGTTCTGGCTGCAGGTGGATGGTGACTCGATGACAGCTCCAGCTGGCCTTAGCATCCCTGAAGGTACCTTCGTTCTTTTCGATACGGGCCGCGAGGCGATCAACGGCAGCCTGGTAATAGCAAAGCTATCTGATTCTAACGAGGCGACGTTTAAGAAGCTGGTTATCGATGGTGCACAGAAGTATCTGAAGGGGCTCAATCCCCAGTGGCCGCTTGTGGCAATTAACGGCAACTGTCGGATCATAGGTGTCGCTGTAGAGACAAAATTACGATTGATATAATTTTAGCGTTAACGGTTCAAAGTTAACTGTAACGTTAACCATGACTCACACGGAAAGTTAAATGAACTTCTCTATCTTCGGTGGCGATATCGACCTAAGCGCAATGCCCGACAGCATTAAAGAGCTTAGGATTTTTTGGGAATCGTTGTATGATAAGTGCCCTGTAATAGCGTTGCTCTTGATATTGATGGTTCCGGTGACGTTGCTCTATATCATCTACACTGTAGGTAGCATCTTTAAAAATGAACGATCTCTTGATAAAAAGGTCGTAGAAGCAATGAAGAAATCGAAAAAGAGGGGGAAAAAGAAATGATTGTTAACATGCTGTCAGCTCTTGCCCTTGCTTTAGTTATCGTTGCGTACTGGGTATTGTGCCGCAGGCGCGCATTGAGATATCAGAAAAAAGCTGTAGAGCTTATCGAAGAATACTTTGAAGATAGGGGTGTTCCAGAAGCAGATAAAGAGTCGTTGTATCGCTCTTACCGTCTATCTCGTAAATTTTATATGTTGCCCTTATGCGCCATGGCGTGTCCGTTCGTCTTGGCTTACATGTTGATAGCAAAAGGCA contains:
- a CDS encoding LexA family protein, producing MEKKKILTTAQVADSQRLKALYEAKKKELGITQQSIADALDISQGAVGHYLNGRNALNTAVASVFARLLGVSVSDFSPSLAKEISDMSSVASENTSFAGHYSPGSKYPVLSKVQAGAWCEAVEPYTLKDIDLWLESDAHIQGEAFWLQVDGDSMTAPAGLSIPEGTFVLFDTGREAINGSLVIAKLSDSNEATFKKLVIDGAQKYLKGLNPQWPLVAINGNCRIIGVAVETKLRLI